GCGAGGGCGAGGCGTTGCTTCATACCGTGCGAGTAAGTTTCCGTAAGCTCGCCGGCCCGGTCCAGAAGGGCGAAGTCGCCGAGCAGCTCCTCGCTGCGCGACTCGCGCTCTCGTTCCGGCACGCCGTAGAGCCCTGCGACGAAGCCGAGGAACTCTCGCCCCGTCAGCTTGTCGTACAGGTACGGATGATCCGGGAGGTAGCCGGTGATCGCCTTCGCGTCGCGCGATCGCTCCTGAATGTCGAAGCCGCCGAGGGAGACGGTGCCCTTGGTGGGCTCGAGCAAGCCCATCATCATCTTGATCGTCGTCGTCTTGCCCGCGCCGTTGCGGCCGATGAAGCCGAAGACCTGGCCGGCCGGGATTTCGAACGTGAGGCGGTCGACGGCGACGAGGTCTCCGTAGCTCTTGTGGAGGCCGGCGAAGCGAATCACGAGGGGTTCTCCAACTTGGTGAACTCGAGCCGGCCGACGATATCGGCGAGCTCGAGGTGGCGTTCGGGCCCGCCCTCGAGGAACTTAACGTGAGTGGCGTCGGCGGGA
This DNA window, taken from Candidatus Binatia bacterium, encodes the following:
- a CDS encoding ABC transporter ATP-binding protein, whose product is MIRFAGLHKSYGDLVAVDRLTFEIPAGQVFGFIGRNGAGKTTTIKMMMGLLEPTKGTVSLGGFDIQERSRDAKAITGYLPDHPYLYDKLTGREFLGFVAGLYGVPERERESRSEELLGDFALLDRAGELTETYSHGMKQRLALAAALVHRPKILVLDEPMVGLDPQGAQDFQRLLQQLAAEGVSIFLSTHSLSVAEALCDAIGVLDRGRLIALGTLEELRSRTTSKAEGAAVPVDGTDAPESLESVFLDLVGAAEGQW